TAATTGTGTGGTCCTCTGGCTCCAAATCAAGACCCCCCCGTGACAAAAAGGTGACATGGCGGGGGCCGCGCAGTAAGATtgaagaggaaggagatgaGCTGTGAATGTGAGAGCAGGGAATAAAAGCGGCGGCGGGCACGTGCGCGCCATGTATTAAAAACAATGAGGCTCTGAGCCTTGGGGTGAAGGTAAGTGGTCTTTGTATGAAGGCCCTGCTGACCAGCCTCACACACGCGCGCATGTCCCGTCGGGACCGGCTGTCCATCTGCGTGACATTTTCATGCACGGAGCCACAATGACCCCATAGCCAGATTGGGAAATGCGTGCACGCTGGGCTTTGACCTTGTCTGTAGCAATTCTGTCTCAGAAGAGCTGCCAGGGGAAGTGTGCAGCCAAGCTGTCCTCCTTCAGTCGGCCCAGCTCACCTTCCCCGCCCTGGACTGTTGGGTCCGCTCTGTTTCAGGTCACCCTCAAGCCTCTGATTGTCACAGTGCTGCATTTGCAGGACGGTCGTGTATTTGTAGGGTGCGCAGCCTCTGATTTGCGTTTCCTTCGGCGGTTTGGACCCGTCCTCCTCTCGATGCTGTCCGCCGTGTCATTCATCAGCTGTAATGAAACAGAAAGTCGCAGCCAGCAGATTTACtcgcagaggtggagcagagtgCACGCCGCCCGCTCTGTTTACGGGCTTTTCACACAGCCTTTTGTTCCGGCGGGGGCCTGGTCCTGTCAGCGACAGCGCCGGTGTGTTGTTCCATACTGAAACGTAACGCCCCGCACCTGTCGGCCTCTGTGTGATCGCCGCGTTAGCGTGACACGTCGAACAAGTCGAGACATCGCACGCTGACGGATGTTTCTGTTGGCGCTGTTGGCCTCAATAGCTGACTGAGCTTAAGGGCAAGTTCCCCCGCCGCGATGGAGCTACAGTAGAAATACCAAAGTAGATTACTGACACTTTTAGTCATCGCCATGAAGACTTACCTGCAGTTCATTTGACCAGTCTTtgtggagccccccccccccccccccccccctccccacacacacacacacacacacacacacacacacacacacacacacacacacacactcacacaaacagcaggaggagccTTCAAAAAGAATACAAATAGCAATTTCATAGATCTGTGCTTAATTGTAGGAGATATTTTTGACCTatgcaaataaagaaatctgaaataaaagtaGAAAGAGAACAAATACATCTGTCATGAATATCACTCCTATTCTTTCTTGTTCATCCCTGCCTTCAGTGAACATATTTCAGTCCACTGAAGGTCATCTCCCAGGCCCCGTCTGACCCTCCGACAGGCCAGTTTTATCCCACAGGccgcatgtttgacacccatgtTAACAAATCATCAAGCATGGAGGTTCACATGTCACTCAGCAGGGTCTTATAAGGAATAAAATGGCTTGAGTACTCAGGAAGACCTCTCCGAATCCCATGAATAAAACAGGAACGGGGAAATCCTTGAAAGCGCAATCAGAGACATCGGAGTGTAAAAGACAACCTGGATAAAATGACACTGGAGTGTTATTAAGGCTCGACTTGCTGCTAATGAGGATATGGCTGTGAGTTTTCCTTTGTGTGGAGGTTCGATGCAACTGAATACTCTCTATGATCGCCGGCTCGGAGCTAACTCGAGGCTGTGCCAGTGCCAAATCTCCTCTCAGTTCTTTCAAATGGGCCCTAATAGATTGTAATGTTCTACAGCTGATGAAATGATCGGTCCTTCATGAGGAGTTGGACTCTGTTCTTTCTTCATGAGGCAGCGGCTGTTATACTAAATATTTCTTATTTGTTATTACGTTTTAACATGTCAGAAACTATTAGACTATATCACCAACagcagggttgtcaaacatgaggcccatgggccaaaactggccctcTACAGCCTTCAGTCTGCCTTCAGCCCACAAAACACTGAtcacattgtaaaaaaaaaaaaaaaaaaaaattttagaacattataataacaataacatttCATTATACTTACTTTAAGCCACTATAAAGAAAAGattgaaagtttaaatttaaaggtcattatGGCGTTAATTGGCCCGCTGAAGATGAAATTGAGCTTTAAGTGTGTGACACCCCCACTCGAGACTTTCCCAAGCAAATAAATGTGTCGTTATGTCCTACTAACAGCTCCAAACCCAATAAATTGAAGAGTCCatcagagacaaacacacacacacactctcaaattCACACCTATAACAATTTTAAATTCATCAGTGAGCCTTAAATTCACACACAGTGAGCAAAAGCCCCCAAATCCAAACCAAGGGACGTACTTTTAATGCTCCACAAGTGCTCTCCATCACTCCACTGTTCAGCCTTCATATTCaaaatcttgtttttcctcATGATGGATTTCATGGATTTATCACTCCGAATTTCGTAATGAGGGTCAATAAACGTCCCGCAGAACGAGTGAAGGCGGCGGCAGCTCCTGTGTGAACAGGCTCGCAGCTTTTTATAAACTCGGCGCTGCTCCGCGAGGTAATTAGGTAGGCGCTGGTAATTTGAGTGTTTCGGTTAGACAGAGCTGTTTATGAGCCTGCGCTGTGTCATATTGCCTAAACGATTTCTGTGCTTGAACAGACAAAATCAATTGGCCTATTTGGTAAatctgagcacacacacacagcgcggcgagccgctcacacacacacacacacacacacacacacactgtgcctTGTTTTCATCCTGTCACGTAACCTGGATCTAATTTTATTTAGCCTTTGTTGAGGATTATTCATGAAAAGCTTACATAACTGACTTTATTCATCCCTAAACTCCTTGCCTGCACTCTTTTCACGCTCGCCAGAGTATTTTGGCTCTCTGTGGTATTTGATGATTGCGGCGTGGAGAAGAATGTGTCATGTCCTGACAGCGCTGAGGAAAACgatcccgccgccgccgccgctctgttcCCGGGCTCTCCCTTGTTCTGCGAcgtcccctcctctctctctacTCTCCTCGCTTCGGCTCTTTGTTGTGATTTACATCCTGGAGGAACAGGTCCGCCAGTCTCGGCTCGGATCTGAGAAATCGAGGGCAGTTCTTATCTTGCGGAGGTGAATCTGTTGCGTGTTCGACTTGCCGGCAAGGTTTTTTATCTTCTCATGCTTCCAAATAAAGTTGAACATGctccacagacaggaagtaaacaCTGCCTTCAAGTTGAACCAACTCGCTCGCATTGTTCTCGTTCCCTGTTAATGATTTCATTTGCTGCTgcctctttctcctctgctctcctgaaGACAATAACTCAGGAGCCCCAAATGATAGAAAGTCCATGTTTATACCAGCGTTTGACTGTAGAACAGATGATCCAATTAGCTGTTTGTAAGAGCTCGCTGCATAAATGAGCCGCTTATAGAACACTTTCTCTGGAGTCAGCGCGTTAGCTTGCTCTACCAGAATTTACagatttggttttaattttgctCATCTGTCGTGTGAAGACAAGCATGCTCGCGTTGAAATTGTTCCCTTAATTTATGCATCGTTCATTTAAATTAATGGCCTCATTAGCATAGCctgttattattttatatatgtCCTTGTGATTTGGGGAGAATGTCagtttgttgtgtgttgtttgagTTTACTGAAtgcattttgagttttttttccacctgcaTATGGAGAATTGGGAGCCAGGTTGCACATGGACTCAAACCCGGGTAGGAACTGTTGGGAGCGACTcaaaagaaagaacatgcaaactcccttCATGCCGTCGAGGTAACGGTCTCGCAGTGACGGCTTAGACATCAGAGGGCATTCCTACCTGCCGCCGATCTGCGGATTAGCAGGCCTTTCATCACTATTCCTGCCTAACGTTGGGATTACGCCGCTCTTTTGTGATATCATCTTGTAAAATATGCGACCCGACAAGCTCGTCTGTCGTCTCTGCGTGTCGCGACAAAATCACAGCACACATCAGGACAAAtggagggaagaaagaaaataataaaaagctttcaggttcaggctgtgtgtgtgtgtgtgtgtgtgtgtgaggccaaACTCCGTTGCGCCCAGAAATACTGAATCATAGACTCCTGGAACACTTTTAGAAGCGTTTACTCTCAGCTGGCCGAGCACTCGTAATGGCCATGTGAGAGACAATTGTCAGATAATGTTCGGTTCCTTTCCTCTCCCCCAACAACCTGGTGATTTACTGATCCGGCCTCGTCCCGGCGGGGAGGTGGGGGGATACAGATGAGGCggtgtggatggagggatgtggACGGAGGGAGGACTCTTTGTTGCTCTGCTATCCCGTGACCAAGTTCCCCGTTTGACCCGGCCCGTCGCCATGGCCACCATTGTGCCGGGACACTTACAGTGACACCGATAGCGATCGCACCGCCGTCACTCACAGTGACAAAACCTGGCCGGTATCCGGCTGCCTTTGTCTCCCTCTGATATTCATTCTCTTGACTGCAGCACATGATAGCTCCAGTCACAGTCCCACCCAGCGCTGGCCCTCAGCGCTCAATGAGAGGAGCGTCACCGCCATCTGCTGCTCAACCGGGAGCATTACACCTTGTTGACAGGCTACGTTACAGTTCAAAGAATTCACATCCACGCAGATGTGAGGTTGCTGcaattttccagtttttttttttttttattgacatatTGAGTTATTAAGCTGAGTGATGAAAGGAGACTAAACTGAAATACGAACATGTTCACTAAAGAGAAATGTAATGTGTTTGGAAGTGTGTTGGCGTGAagggagctgcagtgtttctgtctctcctctggCAGCCAGCGTCTGGAGGTGAGAGCTCAGGTTGCTCAGGCCTTCCTCGCCAAGTTCCAGCTTTCTAATGAGGAGATGGCCACGCTCCGAGGAGCTCGGGATGCGCCCATTACTGAGGTAATCTCTGTCATTATTATGTAATAACTCACTCCAAGACGCTCCCATTGACATGCAGAGTGGGAGGACGGATCCAGTGCTCATTACAGTCTCACcttattgttatttttcttaatgAGCCTCTGTCATATATTAGGTGATTTAAGATGTTATCAGAATGATGTCATTCTTCTGTATTTCTTGTAATATTAAAAATGTCAGGCCTCTTGCATTGTTATGGTGAGTAATTATGCAAAAAGACTTTTCACAGCAGTGATCTGTCAGAGGTGGCTCTTCAGTTCTGGTCACATGAAATTTTCTGCATCTTTTTCATCGAAAAACCCACCGATTTGTTAACGTTTGGCTTTGTTTGACCTTTAATCCCTCAAGGATTTCTTCAAAGCGCTCGGCCGGGTGAAGCACATCCACGAAGACGTAAAAATCCTCCTGCGAACCAACCAGCAAACTGCAGGGTACGATACACACAATACGGGGTTTCACACATAAAAGCTGCCTCAGCATCTGATTCTGTGTCACTGACACAAATAGAAACATTTCAAGCATTCAGAAAGCGTTTTAATGGCTGAACCAAAATAGACTCCTCGAGGAGAAACACCCTGGATGTTTTGTATTAATGTGACTGTTGGGGCTCTGACACTATGCAGCAGGTCATGAGTATGTAATGTGCGGTCTTGGCTGGTgcgtgcttgtgtttgtgtgtgtgtgtgtgtgtgtgtgttcccaggtTAGAGATCATGGAGCAGATGGCAGTGTTACAGGAGACATCATATGAGCAGCTCTACCGCTGGGCTCAGAGTGAGTACAGTACACCATCACGAGAACACACAGGCCTCACACTGCTGCCCTTTGTGCCGGTGCATGTCATCCCGATATGTGAGGAGAAATCTCATGAAagctctgtgtgcgtgtgtgtgtgtgtgtgtgtgtgtgtgtcttcagcgGTGGTTTAAAAGTTGacttatttctttaaaaaagcaCAAGGCTTTGGCCCTGTCATCAAAGACTCAAAGAATGCCTGAAAGCTGAACTTTCTCCATGTTTTGTCACTGAGATCAAATTGAAAATGAGCATTTTGTATCACAGTAATTTGTGTAATTAAGCAGTAACAACCCGTCCTCTGCCTTGTGGTTTAAATTAATCTGGTAACAGTAAAACTGGAACATTTTTTACCTGTTTATGACTCGGAAACCTGAGTGTAGAACTGTTAGAAAATGTTCAGTTAGTGAGCTTTTCCTCCCCTTTTCCTAAAATATCATTGATTTTCAATATCTGATTGATCCCGTGTGTTGCTGCTTTGACAAAAATAGAACAGTACGTCACAAAATCTTGATGTTTTACTCAAAAACAGGATGGTGATAAAGACTCGCCATATTTGAATTACATGTACCCAACAAGGTCGACAGCACCAGACTGTGTTTGCTAATTTTAGTCTTTGTCTGGAAGCTGTACGTCTTTTGTTTACATCGGAGACAAACTGTGACTTGTTGCTGAACGCTTGTGGGAAACTTTGATCAAAGAATGTTCTGAAGTACTCACTCCAGATTTCATGGTTCAGAAACCTTTGAAAGCCTGAAGATCTGACCCAtgcttttttctgtctgttctttTCCAGATGAATGCAGAGGGCTGACTCAGGAGGCGTGCGATATCAGCCCCGTGTTGACCAAAGCCATGGAGGCCTTACAGGATCGACCCGTCCTTTACAAGTAATGCCTAAAGCCTCacctcaacaaaaaaaaagtctttctcttcatttagtTGTTGAAAAGTTGTCACTTCACAAgcatatttacattaaattcaAAGTTCATTGATAACAGCAAAGGTTGAAGTCGAATattatatatacaatatatgtTATCCTGTAATTTATTTCAAcactcagaaatgtttttttatttaactaaTTGATATTGACTTAtgttaaaaaaggggaaaaaacacaactgacttacaaactaaactaaactaaactttcaaggaattaaagaaatgtgtttttgtttttaagtggaATAAGTCTTACCTACATCAACTTCACAGTGTGATTGAAATTACGTTAAAAATAAACTTCGGCGAAGGGATTCAGATTATTGGTGATGGACCTGTTCGCCTATTTGTGCCTCTTTATTCTCGGAGTCAGAAACAAAGAGGTTCTCTGGTTTATTGAACAGCCCGAAGCGACCGAGAGTCATTGATAAATGAGAGGATGAAAATTAAAAGTACACACAACACAGACTGGCAGAACAAGTTcaggacattttgaaaatgaaacttccACACCGATGTATTTAAAGCTATAAGGTGTGTAactaattaattaaaaaaaaagatgatgatAAATATGGAGGACTAAACTGTGAGTTTCACTCAATTCtgctacataaaaaaaaaatctattaaagaTCAGTGTGTTACTTCTAAAGGGGATTTTCTTCTCTGTCATATAACACCAATGAAAGTTTCACACGATGGCGTGTATTTAATGGAGTAGTGTCCTTTTCTTGGAAATGCACCTGTTTCTCTGCTTGCGGCGTCCAAGGTCGAGCCGTGGCTGCGTGTGTTGAGGCTGGGAGAGTGAACAGCAGCATTCCTGCAGGCTGAAATCAGCACTATCTCCTGTTTAGTCTGTCACGCTGCCCGCCGCCATCTGAACAACCTCAGACTCTTCCCTTTTGGAAAAGCTGCCGACATTGTTGATCCCAGCAACTGACCACAACACACAGCCTGCACAACAACGCTGCgacctctctcttttcttttttgttttcccacGGGCCTGTGGCTGCTGAATGCCGTCTCTTCCTCCCTTGTTTGATCAGGTACACACTGGACGAGTTCGGAACGGCACGCAGGTGCGCTGTGGTCCGAGGCTTCATCGACGCCCTGACCCGAGGCGGGCCGGGAGGAACTCCCCGCCCCATCGAGATGCATTCACACGACCCCATGAGGTAGATCTCTAATCCCAGTTTTAAGCTCTGCTTTCATTCTCCAGTCTCATCCCAGAGCTCAATGttgacatatttttttttttttttttagtggtgTTAAACCACAATCTCTGATGGGGAATTTCCCCAAATACCCAGCGATGAATCAACTCATGGAAGTTTCTGTTATGACTCTGTAAAGTTTAACAATGTGGTTAAGCCGGGCTCGGTTCATCGATGAGACTTGAATTATCCTTTTTTAAATAGAAGCCTCTCAAGGAGAGCGGCAAGTTCATCCAAGTCCAGTCAGAAATTCTGCCTTTATCAAGTCAACACTTTCACATTTAGCCACACAAACAGAGTAAAGGAGGGCGTGTAAACACCGAAGCACTAAAACTGCACTTCATATCGGTTCTTCAAGGCTCCTGTCCTGTAGGTTGTTCCGGGCTTGTTGGTAACCTTGCAGCATTTCCTCTTTTGATTTAGACTCCAGTCTGTGTTTGACATGGTGCTGGTGAAACCGGAGCCCTGGGGGGATTGTACCATCTCTCTGTGCAGAACACTTTGGGTTTTTCTGTGTCTGAAGATGCTTCTTTATCATTCTGGCTGTATGGTCAGAGCTGTTTCATGCTGCAGGATATATTAGGGACCAATCAGATGCTACTGATGGTAGTTAATCAGGTTTTAACAAGTAACTTGAAGATTTACTATTTAATTATGAAATTCTGGCAAATGACCACATTCAGTAGgattcacatttctttttgtgttttcaaaataaaaaaacatcttttaacaATCTTCAGCAAACTAAGAATCTCCACACCATCGTTCTCCATTGTCTTGAGATGCACAGGGTTGCAAATGTCTGAAAGAGTCGGCTGTGTCTTGAAAATTCGAGTGTATGCTGCAGTGCGAGTGTGACACGCCCCCATCCCTCAGGTGGATGTCAATCTAATTAAGCTTCCGAGTCCTGAGAGTTTTAACTTTCAAACCCAATTCGGGGAGCTCACAGGTTGTCTGTTTGCCGGCGTGCCCCGCTCTCCTCACCTCTTCCCCCTTCTGTGCCCAGGAGCCAAATCGGAGACTTTCTCGGAACAGCGGCCGTGTGCGTGGAACACAAAATCACCTCCACTTGATGGGAGGCATCAGCAATTCTCAGAACATCTAGTTCTTTCCTCACCTCCCCGTGTCCTCACACCGACTGataaacatgtaaacacacacgaTAATTCAGGCCCAACCCCGTGGTTTTAGACCATTACGTAACACACAGAGTCATATGCGTGTTTCCACACGAGGGGACTGAAACACGATGACCCTGCAGCTCTGGACGCAGGGCTGGCGCTCGCCTGGCCtcaccgtcacacacacttcagtagaatctgtttttctttcagatatGTCGGGGACATGCTGGCCTGGCTGCACCAAGCCACCGCCTCGGAGAAGGAGCACCTCGAAGCTCTGCTGAAACAAGTCACCCTGCAAGGTAAGATACACACCGCGCTGTGCGGAGGTGTGTATCCCGGGTTTAACATCATCCGAGAGGTGACATCCATGTCAACTTCAATAAAGTGCCACATTTCAAAGTGATTTAGGTCCAATGTTCTCATGACAAATGCAGAATCACTGCAAagatccgtccgtccgtccatctcctgtcctgctctgtgcaGTTCAGGGTACTGGAAACAGATGATAACAGATTATGGGTGATGGCAGATTACACCCTGGCCTTCTCTCTATGGAGGGCTAACAGTGACAAATATAAAGAAGTAAAAACACCATTACATGATCATTcaaatgtatcatttttttaattaaaattgaaATTCAATGCAGTAACGAgtcattaattcattaaaatatcaatCATTTCATTAGAGAAATACAATTATTTCagtatttaattatttcttgATCTGTAGTTACAGTGcgtcattcatttatttaatcacaTTTAGTTTATCATTTATGTATTCTCATTTTCATGAATCAATGTTCCATTTGAATAATTATTTAATgttgtattcatttatttaattttggcACTTTTAGTCCTCCATATTTTTCAAGTACATCACAAGAATAGAAgaataaatacatgtttaatgtttaatttgtgAATCAGTTAGTAGTGGGTAGTCTCTCTGTGGGATGGTTGCGAGCTCAATTCCCAATCTGTCCGTGTCAGTGTCCGTGAGCGCCTTGCACGTCAGCCGCCTCCATTTATTTATGATATAAAGCACACCTGGAACTACTGAAGTTGTGCAAAAACGATGTAGAAGTGAAATCCATCAGAATTGTGCCTTCCTAAATCTTCTCACATATGACTGATAATCATggaaaaagtcagattttaGCCCTAATTGAAGCTGACTGTGTTTTTTCGCCAGGTGTGGAGGACAACATGCAGGAGGTGGTTGGACACATCACAGAAGGCGTCTGCAGGCCTCTGAAAGTGAGAAACTCCAGTTCTTTAAAAAGTTAACCAGGagtgagcagctgctggtggcCATCTTGTGTGTTTGACCATTCGCTGTGTTCATCAATCCGTCCGCCAGGTTCGGATTGAGCAGGTCATCGTCGCGGAGCCGGGCGCTGTGCTGCTTTACAAGCTGTCCAACCTGCTCAAGTTTTACCACCACACCATCAGGTGAATAACTTCTCATGTGTTCCAAAAGCTTCCTGGTTGGACTGGGAGCACAAAAACCTGTCGTTGACCCCGCCTGCTGTTTTGATCCGTCTGCAGCTCCATCATTGGAACCAGCGTGGCGTCGTTGCTCATCACTATCGAGGAAATGCACCTCCTCAGCAAGAAGATGTTCTTCAACAGCCTGAGCCTTCACGCCAGCAGACTCATGGACAAGGTGCTTAATGAGTCACATTATTTCCGCTCAGCGGCGACACGTTTTGTTACCTCCGGCGCAGATGTGAGGAAGTGACTTGCTGGAAAAACAACCCCCTTAAACCCAGGCAGGGGGAGAAAGGGAAGCgccttgttttcaaagtaaagacGGTTCGCAATGTTCTTTCATCAAAACGCTTAAATGACAGTGCAGCGAAGTTCAGTATTGCACCCTGTGGACAGACATTGTGTATTTCAGGCCGCCGTTTAAACCCTCAAAGACAACAAGGCTATTTCTGAAGCACTTCTGCGAGTAAACAGTTTGCTGGCCGCGGCATCAAAACGACGCGAGCCGCCAAGAAAACACCAGACTCTTTACCGTGTAGTTAAATTGGCATCCAAATATACCCCGGCACGAGTACGAGCCCTTCCACATTACACGCTGGCTGTGACCTGATCAATAGCAGTTACAAGAATTATCCCTGTAGCTCGCTGTTAATCAGATTGGCGGCCCCTCCGGGGTTTTGGTGTCAATTCCAGCTAATGCCAGGAACACAGCCTTCTCATAATTTGCTCGATTAGGTGGACAAAGGTGGCCAGCGCTCACTAGTGCACGGCGTGTCCCGAGGCCGGCGAAATCAAGAccttcttcttcatttaccgAAGCTCTCCTGGATGAGGGCCGCGCTGATCGCGGGCAGCAGTTGGATGTTTGATTAATTGCACGCCGCTCGTTGGGGGACGTCTGCTCTGAAGGCTGCAGGCGTGACTCGCTTTCCGTCCCGTCCGAGCAGGTGGAGCTCCCGCCTGCCGACCTGGGTCCCACCGCCTCGCTCACCCAGACCCTCGCCCTCCTCCGGGAGGTGCTGGCTTCACACGACTCCTCCGTTGTTCCCCTGGATGCCCGGCAGGCAGACTTTGCCCAGGTAAACACACATTTGGAGAATGAGAtcagatggggaaaaaagtgaattttactATTTTTATTGTTGCACTTTGAGCAAAACCTGTTTCTGTTAACCTTTCCATCCTGTTTGAGTCAGAATTGAACTGTTTTGGCTTTGGCCACAATAAAGATACACCCAACATCATTCTTTTTATATAAAAACGGTAAAACTAGTTTGTCTTTTTATAGTTTTGCGTCAATCCTGCAAATTTTACCTGCATGTGTTCCGGTTA
The sequence above is a segment of the Salarias fasciatus chromosome 14, fSalaFa1.1, whole genome shotgun sequence genome. Coding sequences within it:
- the cog6 gene encoding conserved oligomeric Golgi complex subunit 6, with amino-acid sequence MSDNKVENPADSAAVLQSSNAPPQPNNPLSRKLNKILETRLDNDKEMLEALKALSVFFTENSLRTRRNLRGDIERRSLAINEEFAQIFKEVKEELESVHEDVQAMSTCCEEMTNRLKAAKEQTQDLIVKTNKLQGENQRLEVRAQVAQAFLAKFQLSNEEMATLRGARDAPITEDFFKALGRVKHIHEDVKILLRTNQQTAGLEIMEQMAVLQETSYEQLYRWAQNECRGLTQEACDISPVLTKAMEALQDRPVLYKYTLDEFGTARRCAVVRGFIDALTRGGPGGTPRPIEMHSHDPMRYVGDMLAWLHQATASEKEHLEALLKQVTLQGVEDNMQEVVGHITEGVCRPLKVRIEQVIVAEPGAVLLYKLSNLLKFYHHTISSIIGTSVASLLITIEEMHLLSKKMFFNSLSLHASRLMDKVELPPADLGPTASLTQTLALLREVLASHDSSVVPLDARQADFAQVLSCILDPLLQLCTVSASNLGTADMATYMVNSLYVMKTTLALFEFTDKRLEMLEFQIEAHLDTLINEQASYVLTRAGLSYIYNCVQQHSAEQGPLSLLPSMDNSSVKAAMVQFDRYLSSPDTLVMPQLNFLLSAAIKEQIFRQSTELVCRAYREVHTALTSPANAYKDLENLIPRSPQQVQTLLS